From Salinirubellus salinus, the proteins below share one genomic window:
- a CDS encoding enoyl-CoA hydratase-related protein translates to MVEYSAIDVSVEDDVGTLTFDRPEKKNAMNPRLLEEMGDALGDLRDEVHVLVVTGAGDAFNAGMDFDEYFEAARAAGPLAVREANRLHKRALVRLYEFPAPTVAKVNGWALGGGYMAMSLCDLAIGSEDAKLGLSEINFGIAAGGGTMWSVAHTMNRRDALYYTMTGEPFTCAEAVEMGVINEAVPASELDGRVDGLVDRLRQKDRFALEYTRHYYDKVVEMDFPEAHDYELAKGEEMKYLQGYEFLDRGVSGFTQDRYRPGAGEDYPDDE, encoded by the coding sequence ATGGTAGAGTACAGCGCGATAGACGTCTCCGTCGAGGACGACGTCGGGACGCTCACCTTCGACCGCCCGGAGAAGAAGAACGCGATGAACCCCCGTCTGCTCGAGGAGATGGGCGACGCACTCGGTGACCTCCGCGACGAGGTGCACGTGCTGGTCGTCACGGGCGCCGGCGACGCGTTCAACGCGGGGATGGACTTCGACGAGTACTTCGAGGCGGCTCGTGCGGCCGGGCCGCTCGCTGTTCGAGAGGCCAACCGGCTCCACAAGCGGGCTCTCGTCCGTCTCTACGAGTTCCCGGCCCCGACCGTCGCCAAGGTCAACGGCTGGGCGCTCGGCGGCGGGTACATGGCGATGTCGCTGTGTGACCTCGCGATCGGCAGCGAGGACGCGAAACTCGGGCTCTCGGAGATCAACTTCGGTATCGCGGCGGGCGGCGGAACGATGTGGTCGGTCGCCCACACGATGAACCGTCGCGACGCGCTCTACTACACGATGACCGGCGAGCCGTTCACCTGTGCCGAGGCCGTCGAGATGGGCGTCATCAACGAGGCAGTGCCCGCGTCCGAGCTCGACGGGCGAGTCGACGGACTCGTCGACCGGCTGCGACAGAAAGATCGGTTCGCGCTGGAGTACACTCGCCACTACTACGACAAGGTCGTCGAGATGGACTTCCCAGAGGCGCACGACTACGAACTCGCGAAGGGAGAGGAGATGAAGTACCTCCAGGGATACGAGTTCCTCGACCGTGGCGTCAGCGGCTTCACGCAGGACCGTTACCGCCCCGGTGCTGGGGAGGATTATCCCGACGACGAGTAG